In one Dreissena polymorpha isolate Duluth1 chromosome 7, UMN_Dpol_1.0, whole genome shotgun sequence genomic region, the following are encoded:
- the LOC127838760 gene encoding transcriptional regulator ERG homolog, with the protein MQGFKQQDYYRTCSFPGFSGMMFPEASYGKTAWSPPTPTSQIHQGYPHPHSPLSAIGKPSLEPAGSPWRPQGSGQIQLWQFLLELLSDSGNVNCILWEGTNGEFKLVDPDEVARRWGERKSKPNMNYDKLSRALRYYYDKNIMTKVHGKRYAYKFDFAGLAQAMQPTAPDPAAYKYQQDLFMSSYHHNSKFNYLNAHAPMTSSPSLFPPPSSYWSPANGSCSFYQNISSPHLSHHSAPMPPAPHISSYY; encoded by the exons ATGCAAGGTTTTAAACAACAGGACTATTACCGGACGTGCAGCTTCCCGGGTTTCTCCGGAATGATGTTCCCAG AAGCCAGTTACGGAAAGACGGCATGGTCACCTCCGACACCGACGTCACAAATACATCAAG GCTATCCTCATCCCCACAGTCCTCTATCAGCCATCGGGAAGCCCTCATTGGAACCTGCGGGATCACCATGGCGACCACAAG GAAGCGGACAGATACAGTTGTGGCAGTTTTTACTGGAACTACTTTCAGACAGCGGAAATGTGAACTGTATACTGTGGGAGGGAACCAACGGTGAATTCAAACTCGTCGATCCGGACGAAGTTGCCAGGCGTTGGGGCGAGAGAAAAAGTAAACCCAACATGAACTATGACAAGTTAAGTCGCGCGTTGAGATACTATTACGATAAAAACATTATGACCAAAGTGCACGGGAAACGTTACGCGTACAAATTTGACTTTGCCGGACTTGCTCAAGCCATGCAGCCGACGGCGCCTGATCCGGCGGCGTATAAATACCAACAGGACTTGTTCATGTCGAGCTATCATCATAATTCTAAATTTAACTATCTGAATGCGCATGCGCCGATGACATCATCGCCGAGTCTTTTCCCGCCACCTTCTAGCTACTGGTCACCTGCAAACGGAAGTTGTTCGTTTTACCAGAACATTTCAAGCCCTCATTTGTCCCACCATTCCGCCCCTATGCCCCCGGCCCCCCACATCAGCTCGTACTATTGA